Proteins from a genomic interval of Primulina huaijiensis isolate GDHJ02 unplaced genomic scaffold, ASM1229523v2 scaffold43177, whole genome shotgun sequence:
- the LOC140969956 gene encoding clp protease adapter protein ClpF, chloroplastic-like isoform X2, with product MVQSMFINAVAPCSCGVTCGLNEECRRNLGQLKEPHSFLGIGRSCLCSSDGRDSYLGAFDISGPGSWRVGAGWLFKGGDMGANLDASCEQSESANKDILMFFFELDLATQVQYDIAKQLRNKLTEVESEVIKLRESRRGTAAKSEAQDMAISILYGY from the exons ATGGTGCAAAGCATGTTTATTAATGCAGTAGCGCCTTGTAGTTGCGGTGTTACTTGTGGGTTAAACGAAGAATGTAGGAGAAATTTGGGTCAATTAAAGGAACCCCATTCGTTTCTTGGGATCGGAAGATCATGCTTGTGTTCTTCTGATGGAAGAGACTCGTACCTTGGAGCGTTTGATATATCTGGACCTGGATCTTGGAGGGTTGGAGCTGGATGGTTGTTTAAAGGAGGTGATATGGGAGCCAACTTGGATGCCAGTTGCGAGCAAAGTGAAAGCGCCAACAAGGATATACTAATGTTTTTCTTTGAGCTGGACTTAGCAACACAGGTACAG TATGACATAGCCAAGCAGCTGAGGAACAAGTTGACTGAG GTTGAATCAGAGGTAATCAAGCTACGGGAAAGTAGAAGGGGGACAGCAGCAAAAAGTGAAGCTCAAGATATGGCTATTAGTATCTTATATGGCTATTAG
- the LOC140969956 gene encoding clp protease adapter protein ClpF, chloroplastic-like isoform X3 — translation MVQSMFINAVAPCSCGVTCGLNEECRRNLGQLKEPHSFLGIGRSCLCSSDGRDSYLGAFDISGPGSWRVGAGWLFKGGDMGANLDASCEQSESANKDILMFFFELDLATQYDIAKQLRNKLTEVESEVIKLRESRRGTAAKSEAQDMAISILYGY, via the exons ATGGTGCAAAGCATGTTTATTAATGCAGTAGCGCCTTGTAGTTGCGGTGTTACTTGTGGGTTAAACGAAGAATGTAGGAGAAATTTGGGTCAATTAAAGGAACCCCATTCGTTTCTTGGGATCGGAAGATCATGCTTGTGTTCTTCTGATGGAAGAGACTCGTACCTTGGAGCGTTTGATATATCTGGACCTGGATCTTGGAGGGTTGGAGCTGGATGGTTGTTTAAAGGAGGTGATATGGGAGCCAACTTGGATGCCAGTTGCGAGCAAAGTGAAAGCGCCAACAAGGATATACTAATGTTTTTCTTTGAGCTGGACTTAGCAACACAG TATGACATAGCCAAGCAGCTGAGGAACAAGTTGACTGAG GTTGAATCAGAGGTAATCAAGCTACGGGAAAGTAGAAGGGGGACAGCAGCAAAAAGTGAAGCTCAAGATATGGCTATTAGTATCTTATATGGCTATTAG